CGGTTAAAAGTCCTCGATAACCCAGCGTAAATCGGTCTTCGGTCAATATATTAAATGGACGTGGCTCATAGGCATCACGAGTGTGCATGAAAACCGTGTTGCTCAGTTTCAATCTGCCATTCTTACTGCCCGAAATTTGATGCTCGTGCGTGATGCCGGCTACCAGTTTTTTGTAAGACTCAAAGCCACGAGCATTGCGCCAGGTAAACGCCGCTGCTGCAGGATCCTCTTCAAGCTGTTGTCTTGTAATGGAACTGGGAATGTAGGCCTTGAGATTTGTATAGCTTACTAGAGCTTGAATGCTGTGTCTATCATTGATGCGCCAGGCCTGATCGACAAAAACATTATCCCTACGATAGGCGCTGTTCTGGCGGTAACCGTCGAGATCGGTTTTTGAATAGCTCGCAAACGTTTGTGAATTCTGCTCTTGGTAGCCTGCCACGATTCCATACCGCCAGAGGTCAAAACTACCTGATGTTGAGAACGCTTTCCCGAAGGGAAGTTTATGCCGAGCTTGTCGAGGTGCGAAAGCGGAACGATCATCATCCTTAAAAGTTGATTCTGGCAAAGCGGTGGGTTGAAGCAGTATCGCACCTCCCAGACCAGCTCCATAAATACTGGAATTGGGACCTTTAATAATTTCCACGCCAGCGATGTTCAGCAAATCAATGTCTTCAAGCGTGGTTTCCCCATCTCCCGTGGTCAGTGGGATCTGGCCATAATAAGCCTTGATACGATTAGTGCTGTACTGCGATCTGGAACCTATCCCACGCAAACTGATGCGCAATGTATTGCGAGCTCCTTGCTGGGCACTCACGCCAGGAACTGTTTGCAAAATTTGTGCAAACTGGACGGGATCACTTTGTGCAATCGCGAGAGAGTCCACTTGAGCCACCGCTACCGGAGCAAGTCTCAGTGGGCGTTTGTTAAAAGCCTGAATTAAAGTAGGTTCCAAACCTATGGTGTCATTCTTAATTTGCGCTTGTGATAAAAATATCGTTGTAAACGCAAACACAGCCGTGAAGATTTTCTTCATTAACTACTGTGCCGCAACTCGCCAGATAATCCCAGCATCATCATCGTTTACGAGCAAACTACCATCTGAAGCGAGCGTGACGCCCACTGGACGACCATGAACCGTTCCTTCATCTTCGCTAGCAATAAAACCGGTCATGAAATCCTGTACCGGTTGCGGTTTTCCATTTTCAAAAGGTATGAACACCACTTTATAACCAGAAAATGGCGCTCTATTCCATGATCCATGCTGACCAATAAACGCTCCGTTGCGGTATTTTTCTGGGAATTGACTTGCATCGTTAAAGATCAGTCCCAAAGATGCCGTGTGATTCCCTAAAGGCACATCTGGAACGATGGCTTTGTTTACCATATCCATGTGTGGATCGTCTTTCCAGCGTGGGTCGGGCACCTGACCATAGTAGGAATAGGGCCAGCCGTACCAGCCACCTTCTTTGACGCTGGTGGCATAATCTGGAACTAAGTTGTTACCCAATTTATCACGCTCGTTTACCGCAGTCCATAACTCCCCATTGGCTGGATTCCAGTCCATTCCTACGGGATTACGCAATCCAGATGCGTAAACGCGTTTACCGCTACCATCAGGGTTGATTTCAAAAATTAGTGCACGGCCTTCTTCTTTTTCCATGCCTTGCTCGCCTACGTTACTGGCGCTTCCTACGCTTACGTATAACTTGCTGCCGTCTTCATTTGCAATTACATTTTTCGTCCAGTGGTTGTTATAACCACTCTCGCTCAGCTTCATGATCAGCTCGCCATCGCCTTTTAATTGAGTATCGCCTTCATTGTATTTGTATCGATACAATCCGCCTGTATTTGCGATATAAAACCAGTTGTCAAGCACCAGCATACCAAAAGGCTGGTTTAGACCTTCCTTAAAAACCATGGTTGTATCTACCGTACCGTCACCATTAGTATCCCGTAAAAGACTTATGCGGTTTGCGCTGTCCCGGGTATTGGATTCTGCGACGAAGTAATCTCCATTAGGAGCGAGATACGTCCATCTGGGATGTTCTAGACTATCTGCAAAACTATTGACTTTGAAACCGGCGGGAACTATGGGCATTTCACCTTCTTTCCATCCTATCACCTCGCTACGTTTCGTAACCGATTCTGTGGCAAATGGAGCAGCCAACATAAGCGGTCCCACGGTGGTTTGGACCGTTGTTGTTCCATTGTCTGCTATCTCTTCTTTAGTCTCCTCATCGACCTTGAGCTTATTGTTGCAGGCTACCAGCAACAAGGCAGCGGCGAGAATTCTGATGGATTTCATGCTATAGTTTTTGCTAAAGTTATGGGAATAACACTTCCGTACCTCGGCAAGCTCGGTATAAACTGACTTTCAGTCAAGGGAGATCAACAACTTTACAAATAACTTAACGAAGAAAGCGCCCCTTTCAGGGCGCCTTCGTTTTAATGATCAAATTCAGAATGAATGCGTTGATTTTACTTGATAACAAGCTTCTGGGTAACAAATTTCTCGTTAACTGCGCATTTTACAAGATATATTCCTTGCTTTAAAGAGCTGACATCTATAGAGTTATTTATTGCTGACGGCAAATTCAACGCCTTTCCATTAAGAGTATAGATTTGAACAGACTTGATATCTTCTACTGAAGAAAAGTAAACGATGTCTGTTGCAGGGTTAGGGTATAACTTGAATTCAGGTACGTAAGTTTCATCACTTAATCCTAATGTAGAATTATATTCATAAGCCCCTAAATCTATCGTAGTATTAACTACTCGATCATTACCAGACAAATCTGAATCTCCAAATAAAGCGACGTCATAATAAGCGTTATCTCCCTGATCAATAATAAAAGTTGAGGCAGATGTAGGTTTGTAATCCGTACTTAAATTTAAGTTATCTGTTGCTGGATCTAGGGTCGTTACGTTTGTTGTATTGAAAGTTCCAGAAGTTCCAGCGTTTGATGATACTTTTAAAATAGAGTTTCTTATAAATACATCGTATGTAGCAGTCGTTCCATTAGAGATATCTCTGGTTGCTGCTGCACTATTAATGGTATTCTGCCAGAAAACAGAGTTATTGATATAAAGGTTTACGTCTCTATTACCTGAGGCCGTAATAGAATTACCATAAGTATTATTGTAGTCATTATTAATAAACGTACTGTTATTAATCACTACATCTAACGTATTACCATTTCTGAAATCTTCACGGTTAATATCAAGTGCTGCAAGATTGATATCGTTATCGGCTACTAGAACATTTGCCCAACGTGTAAAAATGTAACGGTTGGTATCATCAGATTGAATAAACACTAACCCCATGTCAACTATGGTATTATTGATAAACTGAGTATTTTCAATAAGTAATCCTTGATTAAACTTTCTCATTTTTAGCAAATAACCGTTTGAATAATTATTTCTGAATACAGAGTTTTTAATTTTTAAGTTATTTGAGTTCAAACTGTTCGGTATGAATATTACACCGTTTTCTTCTACGCCCCCTGATTGGGATGTGTCGTAGATGTTTTCAAATATGATTCCATCAAAAGTGACGTTACTGGCTCTTAATTCAAACAATCGTTCAGCATTATCACTTTTATTTGATGAGAAATCTCCTGCTATATCATCACCATTTATATCACCAGTAAAAATGGTTGCATTTGTAGTGTGAATAGAGGTTAAGTCCCTATCTGCTACAGTTGTTTCTGTTCCTGCAAAACCACCGATGATATTTACTTCATCAGTGCTAACAGCAATTGGAGTATTCCTATCTATTAACGTATAAGTTCCTCGTGCTACCCAGACAGCATCATTTAAACTAGTAAGTGCTAAAGCGTCTGTTACGCTTGTAAATGCATCTGTCCACGAGCTTCCATCATTAGCTCCTGTTGCATTTGCGTTTACATAATATACCGTTGGTATACAGTTTTCACTAAAACTTGTTTGATTATCTATAGTCCATCCTGGATTAAACTGTCCGCTATTTGACGGTGGTGAATATCCAGCATCTACCTGTATACACGTTAAACGCGGATTGTTGAAAGCTTTCATATAAACGAAATTGCTATTATTTCCATTAGAAATTAACAAAGTATCTAATGAGTTATTATCATAACACAATAGTTCGTCGATACTGGTATTTAATCTGATATCTAGTCTCGATAAATCATTGAAACCAACATGCAAACGTGTTAAAGATAAGTTGTTACTCACGTCAATAGTAGTTAAGCTATTGTTAGGCACATCTAGACGTGTCAAGTTAGTAAAAGCTTCGATTCCTGTCAAGTCTGCAATACCTATACCGTTCATAATTAACTCTGTAGTAGCTTGAGCTTCTGCCATCGTTATTTCAGTATCTCCATTTAGATTGATATTGTTATCACTTACTAAAAAGTTTTTAAAATTAGCATCAGGAATGTTTACTACTTGATTAAGTGCAACACAATCCTCGCCATAAATTGCGGTATTACCTTTGGTCCAGCCTTGACTAAATACACCTACATCGTTAGGTGGTGTAAAATTAGGATCTATTTGAATACAGGATAAACTATTTCCATAAGCCTTCATCCAAACGATATTACTGTTATTACCGTTAGCTATGTTTAATTGATCCAATACACCATTATTATGACATTGAATATCATTAATCAATGTATTTACACTAATATCTAAACTTGTAATTTGGTTATCACTACAGTGTAGACGCGTTAATGCTAGGTTATTAGAAACATCTATAGTAGTTAAATTGTTGTTATAACAATCTAATCTGGTAATATTTACAAAGGCTTCAATACCAGTTAAGTCTGAAATTGATAATCCATTTACTAATATTTCACCAGTAAACGCTGTTGCCTCAGCTACTGATATTTCTGAATTACCATCTGTATTAATCGCTGTATTATTGACTAGATAATTCTTAAAATTAGCGTCAGGAATATTGACATTCTGAGCATTTAGACTGCTATAGCTGGCGACAACACCTACTATGAGATAAAGTAATTTTTTGTTCATCGTATCTTGAAATATAATTTAGATACTGCAAATGAAGTTTATATGTCAAGGCTCTTTAACTATGATTTTCTGTAAGTACCTTGTTTTTTTCTGAATGGATTACAAAAAGGTCTCTTCAATTACTTTAAGGAATTGATCGCGATTAGACTTTGAGATAGGAATTTGTTTTTTATTTCCCATAATGATATAGTCACCATCATGTTTGACCAGTTCACTTATATGTTTGAGATTGATCAAATACGATCTATGGCATTTGAAAAATAGTTTATTCTCTTGTAACTGTTCCACAAAATGCTTCAAGGGTTTGCAGATCACGTTGCGTTTTCCATCAGTCATGTAGACGTTTGTATACATCCCATCTGCCTCAAAATAAATGATGTCATTGTGCGAGGTAAATAGATAGCCTCTGGGTATTTCCATTACGATTTTGTCCATGGAGAGCTGCTGTACGGATTGTCTCAAACGCTCGATTTGCTGACTTATCTGTTGAGAGGATTTTTGTTGTTTCGCTTTCGCGAAAGCGGACTTCAATTCACCTGTATCGATAGGTTTCAAGATGTAGTCCACCGCATTCATCCTAAATGCATCAATAGCATACTGATTATATGCAGTCACAAAGATGATCTGGAAATTCATCTCGTTTTCATCAAAATAGTTCACTATTTCCAGTCCAGTCTCTCCAGGCATCTCAATATCTAGGAAAACAAGATCGGGTTGCTGAGTTTTGATAAGAGACACACCATCTAAAAGGTTTGCGGCTTCTCCTGTTATTTCAATTTCAGGAATATGCTCGTGTACGAGCGTATTTAGCAGATGCCTGGCTCTTTTTTCATCATCAATAATTATAGTTTTCATAGACGGTCAATTAATTGGCAGAATGATCGTAACCTTAGTTCCAGCGGCACATTGCTGATTATATAGATCTTCAATTTTTATATCTACTGTTCTGTTCAGTTGTTCTTTGTATAATGCAGCTCGCTCATTGTTTATAGAAGTTGCAAATGATACGTGCGATCGACCTCTATTTTTATTGAGGAGCGTAGATCGTTCTCTACCTATCCCATTATCCTCAATCACAATGTGGAGTAAGGACTCATTCTGATTCAGACTACAATTTATTGATAGTACTCGATTGCCTGGTTTATGCATCAAACCATGTTTGAGCGCATTTTCTACATAGGGTTGTACGAGTAGGGAAGGTATTTTGACCCTTGCAGTATCTATTTTATCATCGATGTTTATAAAATAGTCCAATTCATCATCAAATCTCATTTTCTCTAGTTCAAGATAGAGTTTTAAGGCAGTGATTTCTTGGCTTAGCGTGATTTCATCTTGTTGGCTATAGTCTAAATACATTCTTATAAGCCTACTGAATTTAACTAGGTAATCACTAGCCAGCTCTTTTTCATTTGATATGATGAAATCCTGGATGGAGTTGAGTGAATTGAAAACAAAATGAGGGTTCATCTGAGATCGTATATTCTCAAGCTTTAGGCTGGTCATTTTCTTCTCCAGCAGCAATCGATCCACCTCGATCTGGCGCTGTTTGTTCTTTCTGTTTTGTAATTGTTTCAATACACAATAGGTGGTTCCAGCGATTCCCAAGGCAATCAAGACATAAAACCACGAGGTTTGCCAAAACGGTGGTTCTATCGTGAATACAACAGGCTCTGTAAACTCATAATCGTTTGATTTAAGATTTTTACCTCTCAGTTTAAAGGTATAAGTACCTGGTGAGAGACTTGCAAATCCTATCTGAGTATTCCCTTGAGGTACAGATCTCCATTCTTGATTGTTCTGATCAAGCTTATACTCATAGATTACATACTCTCGAGATTTAAAACCATTAGAATTGAAGGAAATCGTGAGATCATTTCTATCGTGCTCGAGGCTATAGCTATTCCGTAACTCTTGGATTTGATCGTTAACTTTTACGTTTGTAATCTTTATAGGTGCCGTTTTAAGCGTCTTGGTAAATGTATTTTTAGGAATGTGATAGACTGCTTGATTTGAAGTCGCTATCGTGACATCATCAAAGAGTAGATAATCATTTATCAATTCACTCATGCCCATCTGACCATTGAACTCCTGTACAGAATCATCGGTCAGGTTGTATCGAGTGATTACTCCTTCATTGAGCATCCATAGAAATTGTTGATCTATTTTAAGCTCCGTTAGTGTGGTTGATGCTCGTTTACCACCGCTGGAAATTTTAAGGTTTACGCTTTCGCGAAAGCGTAACTTACCATCAATTATTGAACTTTTCAAGATTGTGTTTCCCTTAGTACTTATCCAAACCTCGTTATCAATTTTACTTAATGAGGTAGCAAATATGGTTTGATCCATATAATTTACTTCTTCCAATGTTGAAGAGGGGAAATCGTACAAATACAACCCATCTACGAAGGATATCAAAAGCTTATTCTGACCGATGGTTAAAGCATCTTTTACCCGATTTTTTCTGATTAGGACAGAATTGTTCTTGCTAAAGCGTGCATCATATAGTAAAGCCTCTTTAAAATTTCCATAGAAGAGATAATCATCGTTTAGTCGCTCGATGCTTTTTGCTGAATTGAGTAAAGATTTTAAGGGTTTGAGACTGTATGACTTGAGATCTAACTGGTAGGAATAATTATTTGAGGAGCTGATGAATAATGTGTGGGTAGCGCTATCGTGGTAGAGATAGTTAACGATACTCTCATCGTTAAGATTAAACTTATGTGCAATTGAGAGATCTCTATTATATAAATAAAGTATACCTACATCAGTTCCCACGGCAAAGTGATTATTCCCTACTTTGCACACCGCAGATATTTTTTGCTTTTCTTCAGGTAGGGGTTTGCGTGTAACTTCTTTGTTTAGAATGACAAAAATTCCATTGTCCAGAGTGGTCGCCCAGTGATTATTATTGAAATCTGTTATTACTTCTGAGATAGGCTGGGATTCTAGCAAGTGCTCTACAGCTTTTAATGAATCTGCTTTCTTGGTGAGGATCCATATTCCATCACTAGTACATAGCCATAGTTCATTTTGATAACCCTTTATATTGTAAAGTTTTAATTTTTGAACTGGTTCTGGAAGTGCTATTTCATTTAAAGTTTGATCTTTTTCTATGCTAAAAAGCTTAGTAACACCTTCCACTTTATAAGTCAAGAAAATACTGTTCTTTACTTCAAATAAAGATGGAGCTACGACATCTTTACGGTAAAATTCGCTAACCATCTTAGATTCATTATTTGATTCCAAAATAATTTTGTGAAGTTCATCATTTGATCCATTTACAGGTATGTCTAAATGCCATATTTCCTCTCCTCTTGAGGTCATAGTAAGTACTCTGTCCTTGCCTTTAAGGGTTTTCTCTTTAGAGTTTTTTGAAATTTGATAAATTCCACCCGATCTGTTGTAGATGATTACTTTATCCTTATGAACACTGAAGGGAACTAATTGCCCGTTTGTTAACTCATGTGCATCATAAAACAATTCCATTTTCTGGTTTTGAACCTTGAAAATCTGTCCGTATAAATTGTTGAACCATAGTATTCCTTCATGGTCTATTTTAAGATTAAATACCGCATCACCGCGTTGTTCAGGATGAGAGATTAAAATGAAATCAGCACCAATATAACGATAAAGGCCACTATCTGATGCCAGCCATATATTCAACTGATCATCTTCTACGATGTCATAGAAGGTAGTGTCTGGTAGCTCATCTGATTTAGAAAAATGATGAAAAACCGTTTTCTGTCCAAAGAGCAATGAACTGCAGAGACAGGTAAGGAACGCTATAAACAGAAGATTTTGCTGGGCCAAATTATTCAAAATAGGTTACAAAGCTAAAGATCTTTAAACGTATTGTTCTTGACTTTTTGCTGAGTGAAATGATTTTATTGCTAAAAAAATGCCTGTTGAAGACAATAGGCATTTTTTCAAGTTTTAATGAATTATAAATCATAAGAACATGACCGCGACTTCCAGAGGTATAAATCTACCGTCGCTCTAATATCTATAAGTAAATCTTGAGTAACTACTTCATCGCTTCCCACAGCTTCTATACTTTTCTCTAAGTTGTTAGAAACCGTAAGCACTTGAAGGGTGAGGGTTATAATGACATCATGATCTTTTTGGAAACCAGTAGGGGCGGCTGGAATACCGGCGTTTGCGGCGACTGAATTTGGTCTACCGTCAGAGGGTTTTCCCAAAGCGAGATTACGCTCTGCGAGCAAATCAATTTTAGCGCCCAGATCTCCGTAAAAGTCTTTGAGCAATTCATGCAAACTTTCAAACTGAGGACCTCTGAGATTTCAATGAGTCTGTTGCACATTCTGTTATAAAGCGATAAGATTGTAAAGCCTGGGCTGAATTTCTTGAGAAACCGAATTGACGTTTTTGACATTAGGAACATTTTTGTCATGTTGAAGGTTAAAATCTTGCTGTGCAAATGTGTGGAAGCTCGAAACCAGAATAATACCAATGAGTAATCGTTTCATAATGTTTGTTTCAAGATAATCTCACGATTATTATGATAAAAACTCTATGAATATCTTATAGTTGTACAGCTTATTTAAAATCAGAATCCTTTAAATGAAGTAATTAATTCATTTAAATCTATTTTTTCTGTTCTTGAAAGGATAGACGACTTGGTTTCCAAAATCATCAGGGAAATCTTCATCTCCATGGAAACCTATCTCGATATCGCGCCCACTTTTGGGAATGTAGGCGGTTCCAAAAATATAATCCCAAATGCTGAGCGTCAGCCCAAAATTCATTCCGTAGGGATGCTGTTCTGGAAGTTCTTTACTGTGATGCCATATGTGCATTTTGGGGTTGTTGAAAATGTAACCCAACTTTCCATAGCTCCAATCTAGGTTAGCATGATTGAGATGTCCCACAAAAACTGCAAACATGTGAACCACAAAAAATTGTTCAATCCCAAAACCTATCATCGCAAGGGGTATATATTGGATCGTTTTATAAACAATGGTTTCCATAAAATGAAAACGGAATTGTGCCGCAAACCCCATTTGTTTAACACTATGATGGACTTTATGAAAGTTCCATAACCACGGTACGCGATGGAGCATTCTGTGTACGTTCCATTGTACAAAATCGGCGATGAAAAACATGATAAGTAATTGCGTCCAAACCGGTAAAGTGTCAACCTTGATTGCCACAATGTTTTCAATGCCAATCAATCCTAGAAAATCATTGAACAATTCCACGCCTACGTTAGACAGCGCATTGTAAGCAATGAGTGAGAACAAAAAGAAATTAAAGAGTATATAAAAAGCATCCAGCCAAAATCCCTTTCTCAAAACCGGTTGCTTCTTGCGCCAGGGGATAATGATCTCGAGGGCAAACACTAAAGTGGATAGACCTAACAACCAGTAAAAATAATTAGTCCACGTTGGATTACTGATTTCTGAAACCAGATAGTTCCAGTAACCCGTAAATGAATCAGCGATAATATCAAGATATTTCTCGATCATAAATGTGTTCTTACTCTTCTTTTGCTACCCAGTTCAGGTAACCGCCTTCTAAATCAATGACATTTTCAAATCCCATATCTACAAGTCGATGTGCCGCTTTCTGACTGCGATTACCTGATCTGCAAAATATATAAATGGGCTTTGTTTTATCAAATTTTAAAAACTCAGATTTGAAATTTTCTTTGTCAAAGAAGTCGATGTTGACTGCTTTTCCTATCGTTCCTTCTTCAAATTCTTCTGGGGTACGTACATCAACTATTTGAACGTTTTCTTGAGCTACAGCTTTTTGAAAGGTATTGAACCCCACAATTGTGATGTGCTCGCTAGATTGTCCTCTCACTGTATTTATAAAACTAAAAAATGCCATGATTAAAATAATGTGTTTCATAATGTGATTAAAATGAGGCGGTCTCGCAACTTTATATTGGTTAAGCATTTCTATTTATATTTAACTGGTCAGTTCTTGATAAATGATATAAATTCCCATGACTAGTACAAACCACCCAAAACCTTTTTTTAATTTCTTACCGTCCACGAATTTATTCAACCATATTCCAATAAATATTCCGATAATAGAAAGTCCTGAAAATACCGTCAAGAAACTCCAATCGATCTCTAGATTCTGAACATCACCTATAAACCCGATCAGCGATTTGATAGCAATGATGAGTAGGGAAGTGGCTACGGCCTTTTTCATGGGTAGTTTAGCCAGTAGCACCAGCGCGGGAATAATAAGAAAACCGCCGCCGGCACCCACGATACCTGTAAGCGTACCCACAACTGCACCCTCCACAACAATCAGAGGGTAATTGTAACTCACTTCCGTTTCCACATCAGTTTCCTTTCGTTTGTTTCTTATCATGGAAACCGATGCCAGCAACATGATAACCGCAAAGAATAGCATGATGGCTAGGTTCTTTGTAATTGTAATTTCGCTTTCGCGAAAGCGAAACTCAAACAACACCTCAGGAATAGCAGGAATCATGTACGCCCTAGTCAGATAAACTGCTATAAAGGCTGGAACAGCAAAAACAAGGGCAGTTCTAAAGTCAACCATGCCCTTGAACATATTGCGAACAGCGCCAATGAGAGCGGTGGATCCCACTACAAAAAGAGAGTAGGCGGTAGCCAAAACAGGATTGAGTCCTAGCGCATAAACTAAAATGGGTACGGTTAGAATGGAGCCACCGCCGCCTATAAGTCCTAAGACCAGACCGATTACCAAGGCACCAACGTAACCTAAAATTTCAATCAATTCCATGGTTCTCACGTTTACTTGAGCAAAACTACCATGTTGAGGAGGTGTGTTTTGGTAACACTAGTTACAGGACCTCAATAAATCTGCGATGGAGAGCAATCTCGCCTTCGTTTTCCATTTTTTTAAGAAGTCTGGATATAACCACACGGCTGGTGTGTAGATCATCTGCTATTTGTCTATGTGTCGTGTGAATGTGCCTGCTGTTCAGGATTTTCATCTTGTCCTTGAGGTAACGGTTCAGCCTGTCATCCATATTATTGAAGGCTATATTGTCAATGCTATCCAGCAGCTCCATCATGCGCTCGTGATAGCTGGAGAAAACAAAATTGCGCCATGTCTTGAAGCGACTGGACCATTCCTCCATTTTTCCAATTGGGATCATGAGCAATTTGGAATTTGTTTCTGCCACGGCGTGAATTTCACTTTTAGTGTTTCCCATACAGCAGGTCATGGTCATCGCGCAAGTATCACCACGCTCGAGATGATAGAGTAGGAGCTCATTACCATCAGCATCAGGTCTGAGAATCTTGATGCTTCCTTCCAGTAGAAGTGGCATAGACTTTATGAACTGACCAGGTTTGATAAGGTCGTCTCCCTCACTAACTTCTACAAGTGTTCCTACATTGCTTATTTCTTTTACTAATTCAGGCTCAAATTGAGAGGCGTAATATGTTCTGATTAATTCTTCCATGAAGTTCAAATTTAAGTCAGGATAAAGGATTGTGAGCTGGAGTTTGAGCCTACTACATAAAAAAGCCTCAGACTAAGCGCTTCTCTAAGAATTCGCTCAATTTGAAGCTTGATGTTTTATTTTACCAAGTGATTACTCCTCCACTTCAGGCTCTACGTCCTCAGCGAGCATTTTCTTAACGATCTCGTCGTGTTCTTGCTCCATCATCTGGTGTTCTTCCTCCATTTTGCTGTGCTCGGTTTTGAGCTGGTCATGCGTTTTTTTCATTTCCTCAATTTGAGCTTTCATTTCAACAGATGATTTCTCACCGAAGCCTTGTTTCAAATCTTTGTGTGCTGCAAAAAGCTCATCATGGCCCTCTAACATGGCTTCATGCTTTTTCAAGAGCACTTCGTGTTTTGCAACGTCAGCGAGCATGGTAGAATCTTCAACAGTCATACCTGCAAGTTCAGCCTTGAACTCGTCGTGACGTTGAGACATTGCAGAGTGTGTAGATTTGAAATTTGAATGCATCTGCTCGATGCTATCGTGTTGTTTTTGTAATTCGTCAAATTGCGCTGAAAGATCTTTTTTTTGGTCATCGCCACAGCTTAATAACATCACCGCTGAAGCAAGAGTAAATAATAGTTTTTTCATGAGTATTGTTTTTTGATCAAGTGCTAAATGTAGA
This genomic interval from Nonlabens spongiae contains the following:
- a CDS encoding sterol desaturase family protein; amino-acid sequence: MEKYLDIIADSFTGYWNYLVSEISNPTWTNYFYWLLGLSTLVFALEIIIPWRKKQPVLRKGFWLDAFYILFNFFLFSLIAYNALSNVGVELFNDFLGLIGIENIVAIKVDTLPVWTQLLIMFFIADFVQWNVHRMLHRVPWLWNFHKVHHSVKQMGFAAQFRFHFMETIVYKTIQYIPLAMIGFGIEQFFVVHMFAVFVGHLNHANLDWSYGKLGYIFNNPKMHIWHHSKELPEQHPYGMNFGLTLSIWDYIFGTAYIPKSGRDIEIGFHGDEDFPDDFGNQVVYPFKNRKNRFK
- a CDS encoding rhodanese-like domain-containing protein → MKHIILIMAFFSFINTVRGQSSEHITIVGFNTFQKAVAQENVQIVDVRTPEEFEEGTIGKAVNIDFFDKENFKSEFLKFDKTKPIYIFCRSGNRSQKAAHRLVDMGFENVIDLEGGYLNWVAKEE
- a CDS encoding sulfite exporter TauE/SafE family protein, translating into MELIEILGYVGALVIGLVLGLIGGGGSILTVPILVYALGLNPVLATAYSLFVVGSTALIGAVRNMFKGMVDFRTALVFAVPAFIAVYLTRAYMIPAIPEVLFEFRFRESEITITKNLAIMLFFAVIMLLASVSMIRNKRKETDVETEVSYNYPLIVVEGAVVGTLTGIVGAGGGFLIIPALVLLAKLPMKKAVATSLLIIAIKSLIGFIGDVQNLEIDWSFLTVFSGLSIIGIFIGIWLNKFVDGKKLKKGFGWFVLVMGIYIIYQELTS
- a CDS encoding Crp/Fnr family transcriptional regulator — its product is MEELIRTYYASQFEPELVKEISNVGTLVEVSEGDDLIKPGQFIKSMPLLLEGSIKILRPDADGNELLLYHLERGDTCAMTMTCCMGNTKSEIHAVAETNSKLLMIPIGKMEEWSSRFKTWRNFVFSSYHERMMELLDSIDNIAFNNMDDRLNRYLKDKMKILNSRHIHTTHRQIADDLHTSRVVISRLLKKMENEGEIALHRRFIEVL